From a region of the Paenibacillus sp. R14(2021) genome:
- the prfB gene encoding peptide chain release factor 2 (programmed frameshift), with translation MIDITVKQDLREMAKRLQELRGSLDLDIKQEMILNFEEKMSAPDFWDDNERAQSTIAELNAVKSVVDQYERMQSEQEDLQTMLELAEEEADDQDLADELKKSVTELMSKVSEFELQLLLNEPYDKLNAILELHPGAGGTESQDWGQMLYRMYTRWAEKHGFKVELLDYLAGDEAGIKSVTISVKGHNAYGYLKAEKGVHRLVRISPFDASGRRHTSFVSCDIMPEIDDDIEIEIRSEDLKVDTYRASGAGGQHINKTESAIRITHVPSGIVVSCQTQRSQIQNRERAMQMLRSKLYERKIEEQQKHLAEIRGEQSDIAWGSQIRSYVFHPYSMVKDHRTSVETGNVGAVMDGDLDMFIDGYLRSKIRHDDH, from the exons ATGATAGATATAACGGTGAAACAGGATTTACGTGAAATGGCTAAACGTCTCCAAGAGCTTAGGGGGTCTCTT GACTTAGATATTAAGCAAGAGATGATCTTGAACTTCGAAGAGAAGATGTCCGCGCCCGATTTCTGGGACGATAACGAACGCGCGCAAAGCACGATTGCCGAGCTGAACGCGGTCAAATCCGTCGTCGATCAGTATGAACGCATGCAGAGCGAGCAGGAAGATCTGCAGACGATGCTGGAGCTGGCCGAAGAAGAGGCCGATGATCAGGATTTGGCGGACGAACTGAAGAAGAGCGTCACGGAGCTCATGAGCAAGGTGAGCGAATTCGAGCTGCAGCTGCTGCTGAACGAACCTTACGACAAGCTGAACGCCATATTGGAGCTGCACCCGGGCGCGGGAGGCACGGAGTCGCAGGACTGGGGCCAGATGCTGTACCGGATGTATACCCGCTGGGCGGAGAAGCACGGCTTCAAGGTGGAACTGCTCGATTATTTGGCAGGCGACGAGGCGGGGATCAAGAGCGTGACAATCTCCGTGAAAGGTCATAACGCCTACGGGTACTTGAAAGCGGAGAAAGGCGTGCACCGTCTGGTGCGCATCTCCCCGTTCGATGCTTCGGGACGCCGGCACACGTCGTTTGTGTCCTGCGATATTATGCCTGAGATCGATGACGATATCGAAATCGAGATTCGCAGCGAAGACTTGAAGGTCGACACGTACCGGGCAAGCGGCGCCGGCGGCCAGCACATCAACAAGACGGAATCGGCTATTCGGATCACGCATGTGCCGTCTGGAATTGTCGTGTCTTGCCAGACGCAGCGTTCGCAAATCCAGAACCGGGAGCGCGCCATGCAGATGCTTCGATCCAAGCTCTATGAGCGCAAGATCGAAGAGCAGCAGAAGCATCTCGCGGAAATCCGCGGCGAACAGTCCGATATCGCATGGGGCAGCCAAATTCGCTCCTATGTATTCCATCCGTACAGCATGGTGAAGGATCACCGGACCTCGGTGGAAACCGGAAACGTCGGCGCGGTCATGGACGGCGACTTGGATATGTTTATCGACGGATACCTGCGCAGTAAAATCCGCCACGACGACCATTAA
- the argB gene encoding acetylglutamate kinase — translation MEQRFVMKCGGSTLAALPASFFEDLRDLQARGVKAVIVHGGGPAISETLGKLGIESEFVGGLRKTSNDVLDVVEMVLAGRINKEIVRRIQQSGAKALGLSGVDGELILAKPVANAAEIGFVGDVTDVNAAIIEGVMGMGYIPVIAPIGIDASAQRYNINADTAAGAVASHLGVEQMIVVTDVPGIMKTVGGVKQVLPSVTVEEIEAMIASGDIYGGMIPKVRAAIACIQGDVKEVVIVNGDVPGVLSKAVLEGGIGTRIVQR, via the coding sequence ATGGAACAGCGGTTTGTCATGAAATGCGGAGGCAGCACGCTTGCGGCGCTGCCGGCCTCCTTCTTCGAAGATTTGAGGGATTTGCAGGCGCGGGGCGTTAAAGCGGTCATTGTGCACGGCGGCGGGCCTGCGATCTCCGAGACGCTCGGCAAGCTTGGCATCGAAAGCGAGTTCGTTGGCGGCCTGCGCAAAACGAGCAATGACGTGCTCGACGTGGTGGAGATGGTCCTTGCGGGACGCATCAACAAAGAAATCGTCCGCCGCATTCAGCAGAGCGGCGCGAAGGCGCTGGGGCTCTCCGGTGTAGACGGCGAGCTAATCCTGGCGAAGCCGGTGGCGAACGCGGCCGAGATCGGCTTCGTCGGCGACGTGACAGACGTGAACGCCGCCATCATCGAAGGTGTTATGGGCATGGGCTACATTCCCGTCATTGCGCCAATCGGCATCGATGCTTCGGCACAGCGTTATAACATCAACGCCGATACGGCAGCCGGCGCGGTGGCCTCCCATCTCGGCGTAGAGCAGATGATCGTCGTGACCGACGTGCCCGGCATCATGAAGACGGTCGGTGGCGTCAAGCAGGTGCTGCCGTCCGTGACAGTGGAAGAGATCGAGGCAATGATCGCGAGCGGCGACATTTACGGCGGCATGATTCCGAAGGTGCGAGCGGCGATTGCCTGTATTCAAGGCGACGTCAAGGAAGTCGTTATCGTGAACGGCGATGTGCCGGGCGTGCTTAGCAAAGCGGTGCTTGAAGGCGGCATCGGCACGCGGATCGTGCAGCGTTAA
- the argJ gene encoding bifunctional ornithine acetyltransferase/N-acetylglutamate synthase: MGQGNASSSYIVVPNGSVTTPKGFKAAGLHCGLKKTTRHDLGAIVCDVPAAAAGVYTTNAFQAAPIAVTRESIGAGGKLRAVIVNSGNANACTGKQGEADAYEMRSAFADAIGVPAEQVAVASTGVIGELLKMDRVRGGIAELPARLGASYEAADDFCQSILTTDLVKKEVCVSVTVDGQLVHIAGASKGSGMIHPNMATMLGFVTTDAAIGSDTLHKLLRQVTDLTFNMITVDGDTSTNDMLVAMASGFAGNEELHDGHPDFAAFTDGLRYVCEVLAKAIARDGEGATKLVEVQVRGAQTDAAAQAIAKTVIGSSLVKSAVFGADANWGRIIAAVGRAGQPVNPETVDIALGSIVTLTQSRPVAFDEEAALEYLKGDTVIIHVDLHMGDGEATAWGCDLTYDYVRINAAYRT; encoded by the coding sequence ATGGGACAGGGGAATGCTTCATCATCATATATCGTCGTGCCGAACGGCTCGGTCACGACGCCCAAGGGCTTTAAAGCCGCCGGCCTGCACTGCGGCCTGAAGAAAACGACGCGCCACGATCTCGGCGCCATCGTCTGCGACGTACCCGCGGCTGCGGCAGGCGTGTATACGACGAACGCGTTCCAGGCGGCACCTATCGCCGTCACGCGCGAGAGCATCGGCGCAGGCGGCAAGCTGCGCGCTGTTATCGTCAACAGCGGTAACGCCAATGCGTGTACCGGCAAGCAGGGCGAAGCGGACGCGTACGAGATGCGCAGCGCCTTCGCGGATGCGATCGGCGTTCCTGCGGAGCAGGTAGCTGTCGCGTCAACGGGCGTCATCGGCGAGCTGCTGAAGATGGATCGTGTGCGCGGCGGCATTGCGGAGCTGCCGGCCCGTCTTGGCGCCTCGTACGAGGCGGCGGATGATTTCTGCCAGTCGATCTTGACGACGGATTTGGTGAAGAAGGAAGTATGCGTATCCGTCACCGTTGACGGTCAGCTCGTTCATATCGCGGGCGCGTCCAAGGGAAGCGGTATGATTCATCCCAACATGGCGACCATGCTCGGCTTCGTGACGACGGATGCGGCCATCGGCAGCGACACGCTGCACAAGCTGCTGCGCCAAGTTACGGATCTGACGTTCAATATGATCACCGTGGACGGCGATACGAGCACGAACGATATGCTTGTCGCGATGGCGAGCGGCTTCGCAGGCAACGAAGAGCTGCATGACGGCCATCCGGATTTCGCGGCATTTACGGACGGACTTCGCTACGTGTGCGAAGTGCTCGCTAAAGCGATCGCGCGCGACGGCGAAGGCGCGACGAAGCTCGTCGAGGTGCAGGTGCGCGGCGCGCAAACGGATGCTGCAGCGCAGGCGATCGCGAAGACGGTTATCGGCTCTTCGCTCGTAAAATCCGCCGTGTTCGGCGCAGATGCCAACTGGGGCCGAATTATTGCGGCCGTTGGCCGCGCAGGCCAGCCGGTCAATCCCGAGACGGTCGATATCGCGCTCGGCAGCATCGTGACGCTTACGCAGTCGCGCCCGGTCGCGTTCGACGAAGAAGCGGCGCTTGAGTATTTGAAGGGCGACACGGTCATCATTCACGTTGACCTTCACATGGGCGACGGCGAGGCAACGGCTTGGGGCTGCGATTTGACGTACGATTACGTCCGCATTAATGCGGCTTACCGGACATAG
- a CDS encoding YitT family protein codes for MGPKAEALLSVVLLIAGSFLIAFSFNVFLAPLGIASGGVSGISILVQHETGIPPAYTQWALNVPLFLVGLWLLGKKFALKTALGSFLLPLLVLFTSHWKPLTDNAMLASIYGGIGVGAGLGLVFRGRASTGGLDLAAQLLHRYTGIRLGLAVAAFDGLVIASAGILIAPENALYALVGLFVTSKTIDFVQTGLATSKVAFIISDRPEAIMQSVLHDLDRGLTKLDGHGGFTGAERPVLMIVVGQGEVSKLKSLVRAADPGAFVIISDTAEVLGEGFKLP; via the coding sequence ATGGGGCCGAAAGCGGAGGCGCTGCTCAGTGTCGTGCTGCTGATCGCGGGTTCCTTTCTGATCGCGTTCAGCTTTAATGTCTTTCTGGCGCCGCTCGGCATCGCATCGGGCGGCGTTTCGGGCATATCCATTTTGGTTCAGCATGAAACGGGCATTCCGCCGGCGTATACGCAGTGGGCGCTCAATGTGCCGCTGTTTCTGGTGGGATTGTGGCTGCTTGGCAAGAAGTTCGCACTCAAGACGGCGCTCGGCTCGTTTCTGCTGCCGCTGCTTGTCTTGTTCACGTCCCATTGGAAGCCGCTGACGGACAACGCGATGCTGGCGTCCATCTACGGGGGCATCGGCGTCGGCGCAGGGCTTGGTCTCGTGTTCCGCGGCAGGGCATCCACGGGCGGCCTGGACCTGGCTGCGCAGCTGCTTCACCGGTACACAGGTATAAGACTCGGCTTGGCGGTAGCTGCATTCGACGGACTCGTTATCGCTTCGGCAGGCATCCTGATCGCGCCGGAGAATGCGCTGTATGCACTCGTGGGCTTGTTCGTGACGAGCAAGACGATCGATTTCGTGCAGACAGGGCTGGCAACGTCCAAGGTCGCGTTCATTATTTCCGACCGGCCGGAGGCGATCATGCAGTCGGTGCTGCATGATTTGGACCGCGGATTAACGAAGCTGGACGGTCACGGCGGATTTACGGGCGCGGAGCGGCCGGTGCTGATGATCGTCGTCGGGCAGGGTGAGGTTTCGAAGCTGAAGAGCCTCGTGCGCGCGGCGGATCCGGGCGCTTTTGTCATTATCAGCGACACGGCGGAGGTGCTGGGCGAAGGGTTTAAATTACCGTGA
- a CDS encoding acetylornithine transaminase: MMSDMNKAAVSGGSSLFPTYARYPISLVKGDGSWLWDDKGNKYLDFMSGIAVTNLGHAPKQVKDALVKQLDELWHVSNLFHIPNQEAAAKLLTDNSHAEAAFFCNSGAEANEAAIKLARRYHQKVKGNGRYEIITFAQSFHGRTLATLTATGQEKVKEGYLPLPEGFRYIPMHDIEALEAAVTDKTAAVMLETIQAEGGVITVDPAFLHHLAKLCKERGVLLIIDEIQTGMGRTGKLFSFQHYGVEPDIFTLAKGLGSGFPVGAMLAGGELIEAFTAGSHGSTFGGTPIATAAVKATIETIVQEKVADRAAEMGEYLMNELRSKLAGHPLVKEVRGQGLLVGIVCKGPVASIIAEGQKRGLLVITAGPDVVRLLPSLLVTREEIDQAVSMLASIFADQAALAQL; this comes from the coding sequence ATGATGAGCGATATGAACAAAGCGGCAGTCAGCGGCGGAAGCTCGCTGTTCCCGACGTATGCGAGATATCCGATCTCGTTAGTGAAGGGGGACGGAAGCTGGCTGTGGGATGACAAGGGCAACAAATACTTGGATTTCATGAGCGGGATTGCCGTCACGAATCTCGGTCACGCGCCGAAGCAGGTCAAGGACGCGCTCGTGAAGCAGCTGGATGAGCTGTGGCATGTGTCGAATCTGTTCCATATTCCCAATCAGGAGGCGGCGGCGAAGCTGCTGACGGATAACAGCCATGCGGAAGCGGCGTTCTTCTGCAATTCCGGCGCGGAAGCGAACGAAGCGGCAATCAAGCTTGCCCGCCGTTACCATCAGAAGGTGAAGGGCAACGGTCGCTATGAAATCATTACGTTCGCCCAATCCTTCCACGGACGGACCTTGGCGACGCTGACCGCAACGGGTCAAGAGAAAGTGAAGGAGGGGTATTTGCCGCTGCCGGAAGGCTTCCGCTATATCCCGATGCACGACATCGAAGCGCTTGAAGCCGCAGTGACGGATAAGACGGCCGCTGTCATGCTGGAGACGATTCAAGCCGAGGGCGGCGTCATTACGGTCGACCCGGCATTCCTGCACCATCTGGCGAAGCTGTGCAAAGAACGCGGCGTGCTGCTCATTATCGACGAGATTCAAACGGGCATGGGCCGTACAGGAAAGCTCTTCTCGTTTCAGCACTATGGCGTTGAACCGGATATTTTCACGCTGGCCAAAGGACTCGGAAGCGGATTCCCGGTGGGTGCGATGCTGGCCGGCGGCGAGCTGATCGAAGCGTTTACCGCCGGCAGCCACGGCTCCACCTTCGGCGGAACGCCGATAGCGACTGCGGCAGTGAAGGCCACAATCGAGACAATCGTGCAGGAGAAGGTCGCGGACCGCGCAGCCGAAATGGGCGAGTACCTGATGAACGAGCTGCGCAGCAAGCTGGCGGGCCATCCGCTCGTAAAGGAAGTGCGCGGCCAAGGTCTGCTCGTCGGCATCGTATGCAAGGGTCCCGTCGCTTCGATTATTGCGGAAGGCCAGAAGCGCGGACTGCTCGTTATCACGGCAGGTCCTGACGTGGTGCGTCTGCTTCCGAGCCTGCTCGTGACGCGGGAAGAAATAGATCAAGCGGTGAGCATGCTGGCCTCGATTTTTGCGGATCAAGCGGCGCTCGCGCAGCTGTAG
- the argC gene encoding N-acetyl-gamma-glutamyl-phosphate reductase: MSTVVRAAIIGSTGYGGVELIRLLANHPQVEVTSVISSSSAGAPIAEGFPHLTEIRNDVLDDVDTALIKSKADVVFIATPAGIATRLVPSLLAEGLKVIDVSGDHRLKDRAEYEKWYKKEAAQQEYLDKAVYGLAEVYGDAVRGVDFVSNPGCYTTTSLLGLVPAVKAGFIDPDSIIIDAKSGVSGAGRGVNVGVHYAEINENFKAYKINKHQHIPELEQVLSDAAGKKVVTTFTTHLVPMTRGIMATMYATMTGNHTNEDFISLYRNYYEGRHFVRIRKDGTWPATKEVSGSNYCDIGFAVDERTKRVTIVSVLDNLVKGAAGQAIQNLNLMMGWEETLGLRFVPVYP, translated from the coding sequence ATGAGTACAGTGGTAAGAGCAGCAATTATCGGATCAACGGGATACGGCGGCGTCGAGCTGATCAGGCTTTTGGCGAATCACCCGCAGGTTGAAGTGACTTCGGTTATTTCGTCCTCAAGCGCAGGAGCGCCGATCGCGGAAGGCTTCCCGCATCTAACGGAAATTCGTAACGACGTATTGGACGATGTCGACACGGCCTTGATCAAGAGCAAAGCCGATGTCGTATTTATAGCAACACCCGCGGGCATTGCGACCCGTTTAGTGCCTTCGCTGCTGGCAGAGGGCTTGAAGGTCATCGATGTTTCCGGCGATCACCGCTTGAAGGACCGTGCGGAATACGAGAAATGGTACAAGAAAGAGGCTGCCCAGCAGGAGTATCTGGATAAAGCGGTCTACGGTTTGGCGGAAGTGTACGGCGATGCCGTGCGCGGCGTGGATTTCGTATCCAACCCGGGCTGTTACACGACGACGTCACTGCTTGGCCTGGTGCCTGCGGTGAAGGCGGGCTTCATCGACCCGGATTCCATCATTATCGATGCCAAATCAGGCGTGTCCGGCGCTGGCCGCGGCGTCAACGTCGGCGTTCATTACGCGGAAATCAACGAGAATTTCAAGGCTTACAAAATCAACAAACACCAGCACATTCCCGAGCTTGAGCAGGTGCTCTCCGACGCCGCGGGCAAGAAGGTCGTGACAACGTTCACGACGCATCTCGTTCCGATGACGCGGGGCATTATGGCCACCATGTATGCAACGATGACAGGCAATCATACGAATGAGGACTTCATCTCGTTATATCGCAATTACTATGAAGGCCGCCATTTCGTGCGGATCCGCAAGGACGGCACATGGCCGGCGACGAAGGAAGTATCGGGCTCCAACTATTGCGACATCGGCTTTGCCGTCGATGAGCGCACGAAGCGCGTCACGATCGTGTCGGTCCTCGACAACCTCGTAAAGGGCGCCGCAGGTCAGGCGATCCAGAATCTCAATCTCATGATGGGCTGGGAGGAGACGCTTGGTCTCCGTTTCGTACCGGTCTATCCGTAA